In the Silene latifolia isolate original U9 population chromosome 1, ASM4854445v1, whole genome shotgun sequence genome, TAAATATTACTGTACACATTTATTTGAACAAGGCAGGACAATTCTTCAGTACACCTTTTCAATATTCATCATCAAATGAAAAGCTGATACATATGACCAGCTAAACTTATGAATGGGAACAAAAGGAGGCACTATATCATTTACACCTTTTTAGATAATGTAGCACCAAACCATGATAACCAAAATTTGGGAATATGCTTAATGCTACCATGATAACCCAAAATGGCAAGGGAAGGCTTGCCCCAGTTACACCCTTGTGGTGGGACCCTTCCCCAGACCCTTCCCCGGACCCTCGCCTAGCGGGGACGCCATCGTGCACCGGGCTGCCCTTTATGCGTAATGTTTTCTTTCCCCATAAGATCAAAAAAAGCTAACAAAAGAGAGGTGCTCACAACAAGTGGTATTTACTAGTCGCCTTGTCGGGAACTGGTAACCAGATAGGTAATACTGAGTTAGCCGCAACAACATGAACTTTGTTGACTAACAATAAACATACTATAGTTTCTCTTGGAACCACTCTCGCAAAAAAAGTTTATACTACATCCTATAATGCATTTGTATCACTTGGCCAATTCAATAGAGACTAGATGTCATTTAAGCCACATAAACATAACTAAACATAACTAAAAGATCTCACACACCATCTTCAATAGAAGTACGATAACTAAATCACGAAAATATAAAGTGGAAGTGGGGAAATACCTCAGGAGCCAGCCACCTGTAGCCATCGGTCTCATATTCCATCACCTCATGACCACTCTTGCACGCACTAACAATTCCCATGTCCCCTAAACAAGCATTACCTTGATGATCCAAAAATATTCTCTGAGTATTAAGGTCTTGATATGCAACCCCATGATCATTCATAAACTTTAAACCCTCAGCGATATCTGTGGCCATCCTCACGACATCCTTAATTGGAATCTTCTTATGCTTTAACATGAAATCGCGAACAGATCCTCCTTCCATGAATCTAGTGACAACACACAAGCCATGAACCTCATCAATGCAAGCACCATAAAACGGGAGTACATTCCTATGACCACAAGTCATAAGCTCTAACAAATCTTTCCGAATCTCAAAGTCAAAAGCATTTCCCTTATCACACCCCTTAAGCTTCTCAATGGCAACCTTCTTGCCCTTGTAAACCCCCTTGAAAGAAGTGGGACCAATCTGATCGGTAAAGTCAAGAGAATCAGAAGTCAAGAGCCACATCTCAACCTCACGACCGCATCCCCTAACAGTCTGCCACTCATCAACCGATACCAAAAGAGAAGAAGACGGCAAAGGCATTGTGAGTTCAATGCTGGGAGTCGACTGCTCAACGCTGCTATTCCTGAAACCACCCTCTTCAACATCTCCAAAATCTCTTCCTCTGCCAATTTCCTCCTGACAACCACAAAGCCCAAACGGAAGCTTCCTATTACTCAATTTATGCTTCTTAACAGCGGATCTAAGCGCATTCTCAACTCGAATCTTAAAATGACTCATATCCTGGTCGTCCGCTTTGACTGATATGTAAAGAATCCCAAGAGTACAACCCTTTTTCTCAAACAATTGATACTTATTGCAACTAATCGACACTGCATCCAATGCTCCCGATACAGCCCCCCACGAGACGGCTGCATTGCACGCAAACGTGATCTTCTGAACTCGGCGATCATCATCACCAACCTCTTCAATATAAATCGCCGGCTGCTCTTCCAAACTAGCTTGCTCCATCAATCGAATATGTACAAACACCTCTTTCATTTCAAACCCCGCTTCCGCATAActgtatttttcaaaattataTACTCCCTAAGGCAGTTTCTAAAATTATGTACTCCTTccgtcttaatcatttgtttatctttaattAAAATTCAAAATACATATCACAAGTAAACAACAAATGATTGAGGCGGAGCGAGTATTATACATTTTTCAAATATGTACTCTCTCCGTACCAATCATTTGTTAGTGCtgctccgtctcaatcatttgctaGTCTGCTTGGctaacaaatgattgagacggagttTTTCCATTCCGTTCTAAGTATATATACTTAGAACGGAATGGAATGattaaaaaacaaaagaaaaagaaaaggagagaCCTGAGGGGGAAGGAGTCGTAGTGTTTGCGAATGTTGGAGACGAGTTTATCAGGAAGCTGACTACCAGGATAGAGTTGAGTGAGACTTCTAACAATAGTAGACCAAACGAATTTAGACGGAGGCGGAGACGAGTCGATATTGAGCGTGTTCTTCAAGGAATTAATCGCTTCGCTTACGTTTCGACTGAGTTTCTGAAATCGCTTCTGCATTGTGGAGGTTGATGTTGCGGGTGCGGTTGTTGATTCGGATCTGTCATCGGATCTTCTCATTAATACTTGTTCTACTGTTTCTTCTTCTGATATTGCTCTTCCACTGCCTGACCAGCATTCTAGTGCGGCCGCCATTGGTGAggaggaaaaagaagaagaagttgaagaGGAAGATGGAGATGAATCTAGATTTGATTAATTAATATGGAGTTCTTAAAAGGAAAGGGAAGGGCAGGGAATCAAGGCAACGTGGTGGTGAAATGATCAAGTACTGAATTGATATTTGGAGACGACTGAGAGGACTGAGAGGAGAGTTAATGTTTTACCAACCTTTTCCGTTTTAAATCGCGTCAGAAATGGTATCCTCGGGTTTTAGATTTTCAATACGGTCTCGTATACTCGGTTTAAATTCTATATAGATACGAGACAGTTTTATATCCGTATCTTAGGCACTGTTTGGCAAAATTATCTGAAAAAAGTAGTTGAAATCTGAAAAGTTAGTTTAAAATTGAAAAGCTAGCTGAAATCTGagaaggtaactgataaggtagttgAAAATTAGGAGTTGATAAGGTAATTggttatataaaaatgtgtttgacaaactagctgaaaaggtagctgattttggtaaaatgacgtaaaagaatttgaaaattatttaatactaGTTTTAAGCCCGTGCAAATTTGCACGGGTTTGCTTATTTACCAACTGTTATTATTAGGATTGACAAAATAGataaaatcaaaatttaaatatagAAAATATAGTCTAAAAATCAATTATGTACATACAATAATCTTACACATTCCTTAAAAGTGTGAGCACCCTACTACTATTCACTAATGAATAGTAACATGTATAATGAATAGTGTCACAGAGTTGGGCTGGGCTGGGCTGGACTCTTCTTGTGCAGGTTTGTGTTTGTGGCGGGTTTGTGCGTCGGGCGTGTCCAGTCCACTACTCACATGTCTTCCTTTTGGCCTTTTCACTGTCCTTTCCACTTCTCTCACAATCACAGATCCACAACCACAACTTCAACTTCATCATTCCCCTCATTCTGATCCACTCATTATCATCTCACTCAATTCATCGACCATCCATATCCGTCAAACAATCTACAGAATCAAATCCTATTTGATCTATTCATATCTCATCACTCATAAAACTACTGCTTCATCATCTCCCTCTACCATCGTTTTGATCATCTCCCTTTATCATCTCATTTCACCATCACCTTCAATCTTCACCATCGATTTGAGGTTAGTAACAGTAGGTCttaatttctcattttttttaatttgtacTTGGGTTTGTTTTCTGCTTTATGGGTAGTGTTTCTtcctgcttttttttttttaatcgaaTGGTTTTGCTAGGTTGATCAGAGTGTGTTGAAAGGCTCATCGGAGTTTGGTTGAGCGGTCGGTTCATCTACTTACCAATTGTTCTCAGGTAATCGTTTCACTACTTTTCGATTCCTAGGTTATTacttattttgttattcataatAGTTGATCTTATTCTACCTTATTATTTACTCATAACCAATCTTTACTCGCAATTCCTTttcataacaataacaataacaattgcTATAGGGTTCGTTTTCTGCATCTcctcttcttcttttctctttaattGCTTTATATTTTTTAGTTTGATCTATGGTGGTAATTGTTCTTTTGTATACTGTTATTTCTTTCTATTTTAGGTTTTCATTACTTTTAGAATTATGGAGCTTGATAGACGGAAATGTTTTTAGATTATACCGATTTCTCAGTTCACATTCTCATTCTTCATCGCCAAAGTGCTAATTCACTACTTTGCCTATCAACTACTCACTTTTTAATGTAATGTCTTTCGCAGGTTTGTTTGAGTATAAAATCCAGAAGCTTTGCCTATCAACTACGCACTTTTTTTATGTAATCAACTTCCGAAAAATGACGAAGTCTTATGTGATAAAACTTGTCCCTTCCTTTAATATCATGTTTGTTGTTCTAGGAGATGCttgtgtttgttttgagtataaAATCCAGAAGCTTGGATAATAGCCAGATAAGTCCTCTCCGGCATTGGATTTTAAGGTTGTTCTGTTGACGTTCTTATCCTCTGGTTCAATCTTCCTTGTTGATGTGTTGCCTGTGTTTTTTATCTCTCCATGTCTGAATCATTGTAAACAACTTGGTTGCAGGATAGATGGGGTCAACTTAAAATCATATATATCACACTGGCCACCTGAGCACTGGCAGGAGTATGAACCTCTTTTAAGTTGGTGTCGTGATAATGGAGTGCGGCTTTTAGCTTGTGGCACACCACCTGAGGTGATTTTTTTTATACTTATTATTCATCATAGAACTGCCCTGAATTTGTCAGCTTCGACTGGCAATAAACTTTTTTCATGCAAATACTGGATATTTATTGGATTAAACTTGTGATTAATAGTCAACTATAAAAACACTTCCTGCTTTGTTGAATACTTCTAGAATTCGAAGTTGTTTACAAATATAGCAAGAGACTTCGTATTTCACTGCGATTTTGTCATTACATTGTGAGGGAATTTTTGGTTCAGATATGAGTACATCGTAGATTCAGCAGCTTGAGAAGATTTGTGAATACAAATTGAGCAGAAGATATGGGGTGGAATATCAAACAGATGCATGAATGAGAGACAGTGCAAAACTAATGTTTGCATGCCAACTGATTTCTGATTACTTTGTATTTGCATGCCAACCGAATGAACTGATGCATTTGGGGACAATAGAAATGGGACACAGAGAGTAAAATTTGTAGTAGTTTGACATCAACCAGTTCTTCTATCTCTCACCCTGGAATATGTTTTGCCTTATTGCTATTTCATTGTCTACCCTTTTCAACTATTCAATCAATGTTTTTCACTCTTGTACTTGCTGATTAGATTAAGTTCTATTAGATTTAGATCAATTATTTTGGATGTTAACTTTTCAGATGAAAAGAAAAAACCTGATATATGTTTCCTATTGCAGGTTGAGGGTAAAACTGTCTTGCGGTTTGCCTTATGAAATGGATATCGGAATTTGCAGAACGTTGTAAGGAAAATAAAAAATGGAAACTGTGATTATCATTTTCTCGAAATTATGGCATGCCCTTCAGGTTAAAACGATGTCTCTTAGTCATCtcatatttatattattattcaaACTTAAAGATGGATTGTTTATTAGTGAAATGTTGTCATGCAGACTGCTTAAATGGTGGTGGACAAATTAAGCCAAAGGCTGGACAGTCTGCAAAGGATTTGATTCAGCATTTAGAAAATGTCTCCATGAGCAATGTGAGGATTTAATTGCAATGGTGAAGTTTTGTTAACTGCGTTGATTTGTCATTATGCCATATGAATACGAAGTATATGATAAACTATGTTAGTGAAAAAGTTCATGCGTACTTTCTTTTTTCATAGAGCTAAGTAACGCGCTTTGATTGCTTATCAAGTTTTTCAAGGGATCATTAAATTCACGGTGTTGAAATGAAATGAATTGGAATATGATACCATGAAGCTATGTATTTAGAACCCAATACCTTGTTCGACCTGTTTGGTTTGAAAATGCTAGAGTTAGAGGGGTTGAGTTAGAAACTTGGGGGAAAAGAATGTATGAGGTTTTAGGGGGTTAAGATGAAGTTAGAAACTCCATTTCAAAATAGTCTGATTAAGCAATGGAATGGATCCCAAATCCATTTCAAAATAACTCCGTTAATGTTGCATAGAGTCAGCTTCTTCAAGGGATTTTATTTGTTGTTATTATGTTCGGATGGTATGAACTCAAAACATCCCCCTTTTTTTTATTAAGCCTATCTCCAACTTAATTTTCTGCTGATGAATGTATTGACCGATCAACTTAAATGATGGTAAGAATCATCATTTAATGGGGTATTTGCAGGTATAGCCATTTTATCTCGTTCTTGCCAAATACTCTATAGTTATCGATGATAATTCTATTTCAGACCCGAAGTCTGCGgaacataataatataatatccCTTCTATGTTTCTTGCTCAAAGCTTTATGAGGAAGCATTGTGATATACTGTCCCTTCTATTTTAGGTCCATTGGCAGTTATTGAAGAGCACTTCAGTGCAGTCTTATTAAATTCATTCGATGTTATTGGCTTAATGCTTATGATCCGTCTTACCAATCAGCACCGAGTATTCCTCTAATCCTCTTATCTTTAAGTTACTGTTTTTAATCATCCCTTAGTACTTTTGACTAAATCAGGTTGTTCTTTCAACTTATTATGTCAAGGAGGCGCATTCCTTGCTTGGATTCGTATCTGGATAAGGTGTGCATGTTGTTTGAGTAACTTGTTTTACTTTGAACCA is a window encoding:
- the LOC141614092 gene encoding uncharacterized protein LOC141614092 codes for the protein MAAALECWSGSGRAISEEETVEQVLMRRSDDRSESTTAPATSTSTMQKRFQKLSRNVSEAINSLKNTLNIDSSPPPSKFVWSTIVRSLTQLYPGSQLPDKLVSNIRKHYDSFPLSYAEAGFEMKEVFVHIRLMEQASLEEQPAIYIEEVGDDDRRVQKITFACNAAVSWGAVSGALDAVSISCNKYQLFEKKGCTLGILYISVKADDQDMSHFKIRVENALRSAVKKHKLSNRKLPFGLCGCQEEIGRGRDFGDVEEGGFRNSSVEQSTPSIELTMPLPSSSLLVSVDEWQTVRGCGREVEMWLLTSDSLDFTDQIGPTSFKGVYKGKKVAIEKLKGCDKGNAFDFEIRKDLLELMTCGHRNVLPFYGACIDEVHGLCVVTRFMEGGSVRDFMLKHKKIPIKDVVRMATDIAEGLKFMNDHGVAYQDLNTQRIFLDHQGNACLGDMGIVSACKSGHEVMEYETDGYRWLAPEIIAGDPESVRETWMSNAYSYGMVVWEIMNGEAAYSSYSPVQAAVGIAACGLRPDIPKDCPLLLKSLLLNCWNSCPSKRPSFSEILTNYISMLNNR